The sequence GTGGGCTATGCCGAGCCGGTGATGAAAAAGGGCTTCACCTTCATGGATACGCCGGGCTTCGATCCGGTGGCCGCGACAGGTCAGGTGGCGGGCGGTGCCAACATGGTCGCTTTCACCACGGGACGCGGCAGCGTGTTCGGCTGCAAGCCGTCGCCCTCGATCAAGCTCGCCACCAACACGCCGATGTATCGGCGCATGGAAGACGACATGGACGTTAACTGCGGCACCATCCTCGACGGCGAGGAAACCGTGCAGCAATGCGGCCAGCGCATCTTCGACCTGATGCTGCGGGTGGCCTCCGGCGAACAGACCAAGAGCGAGGCGTTCGATTTCGGTGCTGCGGAGTTCGCGCCGTGGGTGCTTGGCGCGACGATGTAGGGCGGCTTTGCCACGCCCCTGAAATGCTTCTAATGTGCCGCCGCAAATCACTGCGACGGAAAGACAAATGACCAAAGGTCTCAAGAAGGGGCTGACCAGCTACGGCGATCCGGGATTTTCGCTGTTCCTGCGCAAGGCCTTCATCAAGGCGATGGGCTATTCCGACGACGCGCTGGAGCGCCCGATCGTCGGCATCACCAACACCTACAGCGACTACAATCCTTGCCACGGCAACGTCCCGCAGCTGATCGAGGCGGTGAAGCGCGGCGTGATGCTGGCGGGCGCGATGCCGATGGTGTTTCCGACCATCTCCATCGCCGAGAGCTTCTCGTTTCCGACCTCGATGTACCTGCGCAACCTGATGGCGATGGACACCGAGGAGATGATCCGCGCCCAGCCGATGGATGCCATCGTCGTGATCGGCGGCTGCGACAAGACGCTGCCTGCGCAGATCATGGCCGCCGTCAGCGCGGACCTGCCGACCGTGGTCATTCCGGTGGGGCCGATGGTGGTCGGCCATCACAAGGGCGAGGTGTTGGGCGCCTGCACCGATTGCCGCCGGATGTGGGGAAAGTTTCGCGCGGGCGAAATCGACGAGGTGGAGATCGAGGCGGTGAACGGGCGCCTCGCGCCATCGGTGGGGACGTGCATGGTGATGGGCACCGCCAGCACCATGGCCTGCATCACCGAAGCACTGGGATTGTCGCTGCCGATGAGCGCGACGATTCCCGCGCCGCATTCCGAGCGTGTGCGTTCCGCCGAACTGAGCGGCCGGCGCGCGGCGGAAATGGCCGTGAGCGGCGGGCCGCGTCCGAGTGAACTGCTGACGCCGGCTGCGTTCAGAAACGCGCAGGTGGTGTTGCAGGCCATCGGCGGCTCGACCAACGGGCTGATCCATCTCACCGCGATTGCCAACCGCACCGAACATCGCATCGATCTGGCGGCATTCGACCAGTTGGGCCGCGACGTGCCGGTGCTGATCGATCTCAAGCCATCCGGCTCACATTATATGGAGCACTTCCATCATGCTGGCGGCGTGCCGAAGCTGATGAAGCAGCTCGGCGACCTGATCGATCTCGATGCGAAGACCATCGCTGGCGGCACGCTGCGCGATGTTGTTGCCAATGCCGAAGAAGTGCCGGGGCAGGACGCGATCCGTTCGCGCGACAATCCGATCACGCCCGAAGGCGCGATGGCGGTGCTTCACGGCAATCTCGCGCCGCGCGGCGCGATCATCAAGCATTCGGCGGCATCGCCCAAGCTGTTGCAGCATACCGGCCGCGCGGTGGTGTTCGAGTCGGTGGAGGACATGACGCTGCGCGTGGATGATCCAAACCTGGACGTCACGGCGGACGACGTACTGGTGCTGCGCAACGCCGGGCCGAAGGGCGCACCGGGCATGCCGGAGGCGGGCTATCTGCCGATCCCGCAGAAGATTCTGCGCACCGGCGTCAAGGACATGGTGCGGATTTCCGACGCGCGCATGAGCGGAACGGCGTTCGGCACCATCGTGCTGCACATCACGCCGGAATCCGCCGTCGGCGGGCCGCTGGCGCTGGTGCAGACCGGCGACATGATCCGGCTCGATGTCGCCAAGCGGCGGATCGATCTGCTGGTCGATGAGGTGGAATTGACTGTACGCCAGCTTGCATTGGGCAAACCTGCAAGGCCGGTATGGGCTAAGCGGGGGTATGCACACCTGTTTTATGAGACTATCACGCAGGCGGATGAGGGCTGCGATTTCGATTTCATGCGGCGCGAAGGCCCGTCCGGCGGCTGATCCGGCAGTTCAGGTCAGCGCATCCCTTGGAATTGGATAATGAGGGTTTCGATGACGACAGTTGCGTTGACCGCCGAGCAACACGCCGATCGCCGCCGCCGCATCTGGGCCATCGTCGGCAGTTCGTCCGGCAATCTGGTCGAATGGTACGATTTCTACGCCTACGCCTTCACGGCGCTGTATTTCGCCAAGGCGTTCTTCCCCGAGGGCAACCAGACCACGCAACTGCTGCAGACAGCCGCGGTGTTCGCCATCGGCTTTCTGATGCGGCCGATCGGCGGTTATATTTTCGGTTCCGTCGCGGACAAATACGGCCGCAAGACCTCGATGGTCACGTCCATCCTGATGATGTGCGGCGGATCGCTGGCCATCGGCCTGCTGCCGACCCATGACAGCATCGGGATCGCGGCGCCGATCCTGCTGCTGATCGCACGCATGATTCAGGGGCTTTCGGTCGGCGGCGAATACGGCACCACCGCCACCTATATGAGCGAAGTGGCGCTGCCGGGCCAGCGCGGTTTCTTTGCGTCATTCCAGTATGTGACGCTGATCGGCGGGCAGTTGCTGGCGTCGCTGGTCGTGCTGGTCATCCAACTGATGCTGACCGACGCGGAGCTCCGCGCCTGGGGCTGGCGCATTCCGTTCTTCATCGGCGCGCTGTGCGCCATCGTCGCCCTTTATCTACGCCTGGCCCTGCACGAGACGTCGACGGAAAAAAGCCGGTCCCACGAAGGCGCGGGATCGCTGCGCACGATCTTCACCCATCATCTAAAGCCATTCCTGCTCGTGCTGGGCTACACCGCCGGCGGATCGCTGATTTTCTACACGTTCACCACCTACATGCAGAAATATCTGGTGAACACGGCGCAGATGGACCATCGCACCGTGAATGTCGTCATGAGCGCGGTGCTGTTCACCTACATGATCATGCAGCCGCCATTCGGCGCGCTGTCCGACCGGATCGGACGCCGCACCCAGATGCGGCTGTTCGGCCTGCTGGCGACGCTCTGTGTCGTGCCGCTGATGTATGCCATCGGCGGCGTGACCAATCCCTATATGGCCTATGTCCTGATCGTGCTCGCGCTGGCGATTGTCTCGCTCTACACCTCGATCAGCGGCGTCGTGAAGGCGGAGATGTTTCCGCCGGAGGTGAGGGCGCTCAGCGTCGGCTTTGCCTATGCCATCGCGAACGCGCTGTTCGGCGGTTCGGCGGAGTACGTCGCGCTGTGGTTCAAGGACCAGGGCACGGAGCCGAGCTTCTACTGGTACGTCACCGTGCTGTGCGCGATTGCATTCGTGGCAGCCATCGTGATGCCGGACCCCAAGGTCAAGGGCTACCTGCACGGGCACGAGTCGGACCCGGATTAGCGGGAAGGACGGGAAGCAGGGCGCTATCTCTCTCCAAGGTCGTCCCGGCGCAGGCCGGGACCCATACTCCCTGAATTATCGATGGCCGACGTGTCGGAGCGGTCGTCTCGCCATAGCCATTTGATCGGTGGTTATGGATCCCGGCCTGCGCCGGGACGACATCGTGGTTGGGCGCAGCGTGATTCGGACTGCCTGCTCATCAGATCAATACGTCGCCCGGCCACCCGAGATGTCGAACACCGCCCCGGTGGTGTAGAGGCATTCCTCCGACGCCATCCAGGTCACGAGGGACGCGAGTTCCTCCACCTTGAGGAAGCGCCCGCGCGGAATCTTCGACAGCATGAAGTCGATATGCTGCTGCGTCATCTGGTCGAAGATCGCGGTTTTGGCGGCGGCGGGCGTCACGGCATTGACTGCGATGTCGGTGTTCGCCAGTTCCTTGCCAAGCGATTTGGTCAGCGCGATCACGCCGGCCTTCGAGGCCGAGTAGTGCGAAGCGTTCGGGTTGCCTTCCTTGCCCGCGATGGAGGCGATGTTCACGATCCGCCCGTAGTTCTGTTTCACCATCACCGGCACGACGGCGTGGCAGCAGATGAACGGGCCGTCGAGGTTGATCTTCATCACCTGACGCCATTCGTCATAGGACAGATCCACGACCGGCTTGTTGACGCCGGCGATGCCTGCGTTGTTGACGAGAATATCGATGCGGCCGAACGCCTTCAGCGTCGCGTCGCGTGCCGCATCCACCGCGGCAGGATCGGTGACGTCGACTTCGAGCACGGTCACCGCCGCGCCGATTTCCTTTGCAGTCTTTTCCGCCAGCGTCTGGTCGAAATCCCAGATCGCCACTTTGGCGCCAGAGGCCACGAAACGCTCGGTGATGGCGCGGCCGAAGCCCTGCGCGCCGCCGGTGACGACGGCGAACCGTCCACTGAGGTCGATCTTGTTCAAGGTTGAACTCCCTGGTTTCGCGTTGGTGTGTCGCGGACGCGGAGCAGCGCCTCTTGGGCTGCTCCGCAGAGCTGGGACCGTCGCAGAAGCTGCGTTTCGTGACGGCCCCGGATCAGCGTCGCAATACTGCGTATTGCGCCGCGTCCGGGGCAAGGGTGGTGCGAAAAACTCTTACAACGTCCAGCCGCCGTCGATGATGTGGTCGACGCCGGTGGTGAAGGCGCTTTCGTCGCTGGCGAGATACAGCGCGAGCAGGGCGATTTCCTCCGCGGTGCCGAGCCGTCCCATCGGCTGGCGGCTGACGAACATCTCGCGTCCGCCGCTGCCCAGCGCTGCCGCGCGGCCCAGCATCGACGGTGTCTCGATGGTGCCGGGACAGATCGAATTGCAGCGAATGCCCCTGGTGATGAAATCGACCGCGACCGAACGCGACAGCGCCGCGACGGCGGCTTTGGTCGCGCTGTAGACGTAGCGGTTGGGGGCGGCCTTGAACACGCCGGCGGCGGAAGCGATGTTGACGATCGAGCCGCCGCCGCCTTCCAGCATCAGGGGCAGGAAGGCGCGGATCGTGCGGTGCATCGACTTGACGTTGAGGTCGAACGAGAAATCCCAGTCGGTATCGGCGCAGTCCAGCACGGTGCCGTTGTGGACGAAGCCAGCGGCGTTGAGCAGTACATCGACCTTGCCGACCTTTTTCGCCATTGCGTGGACCGCCGACGTGTCGCGCACATCGAGCTTGTGGGTTTCGGCGACGCCTTCCAGTTTCAGCGCGGCAAGGCCGGACTCGTCGATATCGGTCGCGATCACGGTCGCGCCTTCGCGGGTGAAGGCGAGGGCGCAGGCGCGGCCGATGCCAGCCGCACCGGCGGTCACGAATGCGCGCTTGCCTTTCAGTCGGTCGGACATGTCTTGCCTCGTGTGTCAGATGCCGTTATTGCGAGGAGCGTAGCGACGAAGCAATCCAGCTTTCCCTTTTTGTTTTATGGATTGCTTCGCTGCGCTCGCAATGACGCTGTTGGCTTTAGTGGTTGTCCCGGGCGACGCCGACGGTGCCCGCGATGTTGTGGTAGCGGGTGGCGAGTTCGAGGCAGGCGCCGGTGGACTGCTGGCCCACGGTGTTGCGGTAAAGCTCCTGCCATGGCGTCTGGTTTTTCGGGTAGGGGAAGCCGCCGTTCGCCATCAGGTCGGCGTGGCGCTGCTTCACCTCGGCGTCGGGGATCAGGATGTTGGCTTCACCCTTGTTGAGGTCGATGCGGACCCGGTCGCCGGTCCTGAGGATCGCAAGCCCGCCATTGGCGGCGGCTTCCGGCGATGCGTTGAGGATCGACGGCGAACCGGAGGTGCCGGACTGGCGGCCGTCGCCGATGCAGGGCAGCGAGGTGATGCCTTTCTTGATCAGCGCCGCAGGCGGCTGCATGTTCACGACCTCCGCGCCGCCGGGATAGCCGATCGGCCCGGTGCCGCGCACGAACAGCATGCAGTTCTCGTCGATGTTCAGCGACGGATCGTCGATGCGGTGGTGGTAGTCCTCCGGTCCCTCGAACACGATGGCGCGGCCCTCGAATGCTTCCGGGTCTTTCGGGTTGGAGAGGTAGCGATCGCGGAATTCCTTGGAGATCACGCTGGTCTTCATGATCGCCGAGTCGAACAGGTTGCCGCGCAGCACGATAAAGCCCGCGTCTTTCACCAGCGGCTTGTCGTAGGTGCGGATCACGTCGCTGTCGGGCACGGCGGCGTTCTTGCAGTTCTCGCCCATGGTCTTGCCGTTGACGGTCAGCGCGTCCTCGTGGATGCGCTTGTGCTTCATCAGTTCGCGCACCACGGCCGGCACGCCGCCGGAGCGGTGAAACTCCTCGCCAAGGTAGTAACCCGCCGGCTGCATGTTCACGAGCAGCGGCACGTCATGGCCGATTGTTTGCCAGTCCTCGATGGAGAGTTCCACGCCGATGTGGCGGGCGAGGGCGTTGATGTGGATCGGCGCGTTGGTCGAGCCGCCGATCGCCGAATTGACCACGATGCAGTTCTCGAACGCCTTGCGGGTGAGGAAGTCGGACGGCTTGAGGTCTTCCCACACCATCTCGACGGCGCGCTTGCCGGTCTCATAGGCAATCTGGCCGCGCTCACGGTAGGGGGCCGGTATTGCAGCGCAACCCGGAAGCGAGAAGCCGAGCGCTTCCGCCAGCGAGTTCATGGTGGAGGCGGTGCCCATGGTGTTGCAGTGCCCGACCGAGGGCGCGGAGGACGATACGATTTCCATAAACTCTTCGTAATCGATCTTGCCCGCGGCCATTTCCTCGCGTGATTTCCACACCACGGTGCCGGAACCGGAACGCTCGCCGTTGTGCCAGCCGTTCAACATCGGCCCGCCCGACAACACGATCGCGGGAATGTTGACGGTAGCGGCGGCCATCATGCAGGCGGGGGTGGTCTTGTCGCAGCCGGTGGTCAGAACCACGCCGTCGAGCGGATAGCCAAACAGGATTTCGACCAGGCCGAGATAGGCGAGGTTGCGGTCGAGCGCCGCGGTCGGCCGTTTGCCGGTTTCCTGAATGGGGTGGGTTGGAAATTCCATCGCAATGCCGCCGGCTTCGCGGATGCCTTCGCGGACGCGGTGCGCAAGCTCGATATGGTGGCGGTTGCAGGGCGACAGGTCGTTACCGGTTTGTGCAATGCCGATGATCGGTTTTCCCGATTGCAGCTCCTTCCGGGTCAGCCCATAATTCAGGTAGCGCTCGAGATAGAGCGCGGTCATGCCCGGATTGTCGGGATTGTCGAACCAGAGCTGGGACCGGAGTTTGCGCGTCTCGCCAGTTTTCTTCGTGACGTTATCGTTATCGTTTTTCACAAGATTTCTCCCGCACTGCACACACGTGCATTCGCGTTTCGATGGTTGCATGTTGACGGTACATCTGCAACGTTCTACGTCAAACATCCGATGTTTGGAAAGAGGCTGCAAATTTCCTCATAGACGTCAGTCTAATGGCGCAAACGGTCCACTTGCAGAGAGAATGTCTTTCGAACAGACGCGGGAATAACGAACATAAAGCGAAACAAAAAGACCGAGCAGCGACGGCCTTTGCCGAACAATGCCGATCTATCTGGAGGAGAAGATATGGCGTCCGTGCATATTCACGATGTGCGCAAATCGTTCGGCGGATTTGAAGTTCTTCATGGCGTGACCGTTCCGATCGAGGACGGACAGTTCGTTGTGCTGGTCGGACCAAGCGGCTGCGGCAAGTCGACCCTGCTGCGCATGCTCGCGGGCCTGGAAAGGATCACGTCGGGCACGATCTCGATCGGCGACCGCGTCGTGAACGACGTGCAGCCGAAGGAACGAGACATCGCCATGGTGTTCCAGAACTACGCGCTCTATCCGCACATGACGGTGGCCAAGAACATGGGCTTCTCGCTCAAGCTGCGCGACGCGCCGCAGGCCGAGATCGACAAGCTCGTGCATCGCGCCGCCGACATTCTCGCCCTGACGCCGCTGCTCGACCGTTACCCGCGGCAACTGTCCGGCGGCCAGCGTCAGCGCGTCGCCATGGGCCGCGCCATCGTGCGTGATCCGCAGGTCTTCCTGTTCGACGAACCGCTGTCGAACCTCGACGCCAAGCTGCGCGTCGCCATGCGCACCGAGATCAAGGAGCTGCATCAGCGGCTCAAGACCACCACGGTCTACGTCACCCACGACCAGATCGAGGCCATGACCATGGCCGACAAGATCGTCGTCATGCACGACGGTATCGTCGAGCAGATGGGATCGCCGCTCGAACTCTACGATCATCCGGACAACAAGTTCGTGGCGGGCTTCATCGGCTCGCCGGCGATGAACTTCCTTGAAGGCAAGCTGGTCGGCAGCAACACCCCTCATGTCGAGACCGCGAACGGCGCGAAGCTGCCGTTGATTGCGTCGCGCACCGGGCTCGACGGCAAGCCGGTGATCTACGGCATCCGTCCCGAGCATCTCGAATTTGCCGACGACGGCATCGAGGCCGATGTCATCGTGGTCGAACCGACCGGATCGGAAACCCAGATCGTCGCGCGGATCGGCCAGCAGGATCTGATCGCGGTGATCCGCGATCGCCGTCCGGTGAAGCCCGGCGACAAGGTCAGGCTGCGGCCCAATCCGGCCGCAGCCCATGTGTTCGACAAGGAAACCGAAAAGCGTCTCATCAACTAAGGCGTGATCTTGAAACCGGTTTCCGGACCGGATCACGCCCGGCAGACTTTGAATTACCAATCACAGCAAATGACCGGTTGAAATCAACAGAGCCGGCAAAACAGGGAGAGTCAGATTATGAGTGATTTCACACCGAATCGGCGCGCGCTTCTGAAGGGCGGCGCTTCCGTGCTCGCGGGCGCCGCGACGCTGACGGTCGATCAGCTGACAGGATTCGCCACCGCCTGGGCGCAGACCACGCAGTGGAAACCCGAAGCCGGCGCCAAGATCAATCTCTTACGCTGGAAGCGCTTTGTCGAAGCCGAAGACAAGGCTTTCATGGATATCATCGCGGCCTTCACCAAGGCCACCGGCGTCGAAGTCAACGTCTCCAACGAATCCTACGACGACATTCAGCCCAAGGCCTCTGTTGCGGCCAACACCGGGCAGGGCCTCGACATGGTGTGGGGCCTCTACTCGCTGCCGCATCTCTTGCCGACCAAGTGCGTCGACGTCACGGATGTTGCAGACTATCTCGGCAAGAAGTACGGCGGCTGGGCGGACTCCGCCAACGCCTACGGCAAGAGCAAGGACGGCAAGTGGATCGGCATTCCTGTCGCGGCGACCGGCGCGCTGATGAACTATCGCATCAGCTCGTGCGAAAAGGCCGGCTTCAAGGAATTTCCGAAGGACACCGCGGGCTTCCTCGAACTCTGCAAGGCTCTCAACAAGAACGGCACCCCGGCCGGCATGGCGCTCGGTCACGCCTCGGGCGACGCCAACACCTGGCTGCACTGGGCGCTGTGGACCCACGGCGGCTATCTCGTCGACAAGAACGACAAGGTCATCATTAATTCGCCCGAAACCCTGAAGGCGCTGGAATACGTCAAGGCGCTCTATGGCGAGTTCATTCCCGGCACCGCATCCTGGAACGACTCGTCGAACAACAAGGCCTTCGTGTCCGGCCAGCTTCATGTCACCTGTAACGGCATCTCGGTCTACGTCACCGCCAAACGCGAGAACAAGGCCGTCGCCGACGACATGAACCACGCCTACATGCCGATCGGCCCGGCCGGAAAACCGACCGAACTGCATCTGCCGTTCACCATGCTGACCTTCAACTTCACGAAGTATCCGCAGGCGTGCAAGGCGCTGACCGCGTTCATGATGGAAGCCGATCAGTACAATCCGTGGCTGACGTCGGCGTCGGGCTATCTGTCGTCGTTCCTCAATGGCTACGACAACAATCCGGTCTGGACGTCCGATCCGAAGAACACGGTGTATCGCGACGTTGCCAAGCGCACGCTGACCCCCGGTGGCCTCGGCACGCTCGGCGAGAACGCGGCGGCGGCGATCGCGGACTTCATCGTGGTCGACATGTTCGCGAACTACTGCACCGGCCGCGAAGATGCGAAGGGCTCGATCGCCTTCGCCGAGCGTCAGGCCAAGCGTCTCTACCGCTAACAGGTAACGTTGCCGGCGCGGAACTGTTTCCGCGCCGGCGCTTCCATCGTCCTGATCACAACTTGCACGTATTCTGGCCGCAAAACGGCTCTCTCCTTTGCGGAATACGTGCCGAAGGTTCGGTCTCATGAGCACGATACCGGCGTCGATGTCCAAGCCGCGTTACGTCAGCACCTTGTCGTTCTGGCAGCGGCTGGCTGCGAACCGCAACTGGATTGCACTGTGGTTCATGCTGCCGGCGGCGGCATTCCTGATCCTGTTCCTGGCCTATCCGCTCGGTCTCGGCGTCTGGATGAGCTTCACCGACGTCCGCATCGGACGGCCCGGCGTTTTCATCGGGCTCGAGAATTACGAATGGCTGATGGAAGACGGCGTGTTCTGGCTGTCGGTCTTTAACACGCTGCTCTATACGACCATCGCCAGCGTCATCAAATTCGGGCTCGGGCTTTATCTCGCGCTGCTGCTCAACCGCAACATGCCGTTCAAGGCGATGATCCGCGCCGCGGTGCTGATCCCGTTCATCGTGCCGACGGTTCTCTCGGCGATTGCATTCTGGTGGATCTACGATTCCCAGTTCTCGATCATTTCGTGGTCGCTGATCAAGCTTGGCATCATCCAGCAGAATATCAATTTCCTCGGCGATTCCTCCTGGGCGCGGGCCAGCGTCATTATCGCCAACATCTGGCGCGGCGTGCCGTTCGTCGCCATCACGCTGCTGGCGGGCTTGCAGACCGTCTCGCCGTCGCTCTATGAGGCCGCGACGCTTGACGGCGCCAGCAACTGGCAGCGTTTCCGCTTCATCACCTATCCGCTTCTGACGCCGATCATCGCCGTGGTGATGACCTTCTCGGTGCTGTTCACGTTCACGGACTTCCAGCTGATCTGGGCGCTGACCCGCGGCGGCCCGGTGAATGCGACGCATCTGATGGCGACGCTGAGCTATCAGCGCGGAATCCTGAGCGGCAGGCTCGGGGAGGGCGCGGCGGTCGCGACCGCGATGATTCCGTTCCTGCTCGCCGCGATCACGATCTCCTGGTTCGGCATGCAGCGCCGCAAGTGGCAGCAGGGGTCGGACAATGACTGATCGAGCCGTGACGTTGCAGAGTTATTCCTGCGCGAACGGGGCAGGCCCCGCGCGCGCGCCACAAGTGGCAGTAAGGATCCGACAATGACTGACCATGCAGCACATCCGCCTGCGACTGTCGCGGCCAGCGATAACAGCGAGGGCATGAGCTATCTGGAGACCTTGCCCAGCAAGATCATCACGCTCTACATCCCGCTCTTCATCATGGTCGTGATCCTGCTGTTCCCGTTCTACTGGATGGCGTTGACGTCGATCAAACCCGACGAGCAGTTGATCGACATGGAGACCTACAACCCGTTCTGGGTTGTGAAGCCGACGCTCAAGCACATCCAGAAGCTGCTGTTCGAAACCCAGTATCCGCGCTGGCTGTGGAACACGATGTATGTGGCGGCGGCGGCGACGTTCCTGTCGATCGTTGCCAGCGTTCTGGCGGCCTATGCCATTGTCCGCCTGCGCTTCAAGGGCGCGGAAGCGGTCAGCGCGCTGATCTTCCTGGCCTACCTGGTGCCGCCGTCGATCCTGTTCATTCCGCTGGCCTCGGTGATCCATTCCTACGGCCTGTTCGACTCGCCGCTGTCGCTGATCCTGGTCTATCCGACGCTGCTGATCCCGTTCTCCACCTGGCTTTTGATGGGATATTTCAAGACCATTCCGTATGAACTGGAAGAATGCGCGCTGATCGACGGCGCCAGCCGCTGGCAGATCTTGACCAAGATCGTGCTGCCGCTGGCGGTGCCGGGGCTGATCTCGGCCTTCATCTTCTCCTTCACGCTGTGCTGGAACGAATTTATCTACGCGCTGACCTTCCTGTCCTCGACGCAGAACAAGACCGTGCCGGTGGCGATCGTCAACGAATTCGTCGACGGCGACATCTACAAATGGGGATCGCTGATGGCGGGTGCGCTGGTCGGCTCGCTGCCGCTGGTCATCCTCTATGCGTTCTTTGTCGAGCATTACGTCTCGGCCATGACCGGGGCGGTGAAGGAATAGCGCGAGTAAACCGCAGTATGCGTCATTGCGAGCGAAGCGAAGCAATCCAGAACAGGAACAAGGATGGATTGGCTTCGTCGCTTCGCTCCTGCAAAATGACGGTATCGATCTGAAGAGGAGCTTTCTTTGCATATTCTGGTTCTCGGTGCGGCCGGCATGGTCGGACGCAAACTTGTGGAGCGGCTCACGCGCGACGGCAGGCTCGGCAAAGCGGACATCACGGGCCTGACATTGCAGGACGTCGTCGCGCCGACCAGACCGGCAACGTCGATCCCGACCGAAGTGGTGACCTGCGATGTCGCCGATCAGGCCGCGGTGACAAAGCTCGTCGCGGGCAAGCCCGACGT is a genomic window of Bradyrhizobium sp. G127 containing:
- a CDS encoding IlvD/Edd family dehydratase, producing the protein MTKGLKKGLTSYGDPGFSLFLRKAFIKAMGYSDDALERPIVGITNTYSDYNPCHGNVPQLIEAVKRGVMLAGAMPMVFPTISIAESFSFPTSMYLRNLMAMDTEEMIRAQPMDAIVVIGGCDKTLPAQIMAAVSADLPTVVIPVGPMVVGHHKGEVLGACTDCRRMWGKFRAGEIDEVEIEAVNGRLAPSVGTCMVMGTASTMACITEALGLSLPMSATIPAPHSERVRSAELSGRRAAEMAVSGGPRPSELLTPAAFRNAQVVLQAIGGSTNGLIHLTAIANRTEHRIDLAAFDQLGRDVPVLIDLKPSGSHYMEHFHHAGGVPKLMKQLGDLIDLDAKTIAGGTLRDVVANAEEVPGQDAIRSRDNPITPEGAMAVLHGNLAPRGAIIKHSAASPKLLQHTGRAVVFESVEDMTLRVDDPNLDVTADDVLVLRNAGPKGAPGMPEAGYLPIPQKILRTGVKDMVRISDARMSGTAFGTIVLHITPESAVGGPLALVQTGDMIRLDVAKRRIDLLVDEVELTVRQLALGKPARPVWAKRGYAHLFYETITQADEGCDFDFMRREGPSGG
- a CDS encoding ABC transporter substrate-binding protein, which gives rise to MSDFTPNRRALLKGGASVLAGAATLTVDQLTGFATAWAQTTQWKPEAGAKINLLRWKRFVEAEDKAFMDIIAAFTKATGVEVNVSNESYDDIQPKASVAANTGQGLDMVWGLYSLPHLLPTKCVDVTDVADYLGKKYGGWADSANAYGKSKDGKWIGIPVAATGALMNYRISSCEKAGFKEFPKDTAGFLELCKALNKNGTPAGMALGHASGDANTWLHWALWTHGGYLVDKNDKVIINSPETLKALEYVKALYGEFIPGTASWNDSSNNKAFVSGQLHVTCNGISVYVTAKRENKAVADDMNHAYMPIGPAGKPTELHLPFTMLTFNFTKYPQACKALTAFMMEADQYNPWLTSASGYLSSFLNGYDNNPVWTSDPKNTVYRDVAKRTLTPGGLGTLGENAAAAIADFIVVDMFANYCTGREDAKGSIAFAERQAKRLYR
- the ugpC gene encoding sn-glycerol-3-phosphate ABC transporter ATP-binding protein UgpC, with amino-acid sequence MASVHIHDVRKSFGGFEVLHGVTVPIEDGQFVVLVGPSGCGKSTLLRMLAGLERITSGTISIGDRVVNDVQPKERDIAMVFQNYALYPHMTVAKNMGFSLKLRDAPQAEIDKLVHRAADILALTPLLDRYPRQLSGGQRQRVAMGRAIVRDPQVFLFDEPLSNLDAKLRVAMRTEIKELHQRLKTTTVYVTHDQIEAMTMADKIVVMHDGIVEQMGSPLELYDHPDNKFVAGFIGSPAMNFLEGKLVGSNTPHVETANGAKLPLIASRTGLDGKPVIYGIRPEHLEFADDGIEADVIVVEPTGSETQIVARIGQQDLIAVIRDRRPVKPGDKVRLRPNPAAAHVFDKETEKRLIN
- a CDS encoding IlvD/Edd family dehydratase, which gives rise to MKNDNDNVTKKTGETRKLRSQLWFDNPDNPGMTALYLERYLNYGLTRKELQSGKPIIGIAQTGNDLSPCNRHHIELAHRVREGIREAGGIAMEFPTHPIQETGKRPTAALDRNLAYLGLVEILFGYPLDGVVLTTGCDKTTPACMMAAATVNIPAIVLSGGPMLNGWHNGERSGSGTVVWKSREEMAAGKIDYEEFMEIVSSSAPSVGHCNTMGTASTMNSLAEALGFSLPGCAAIPAPYRERGQIAYETGKRAVEMVWEDLKPSDFLTRKAFENCIVVNSAIGGSTNAPIHINALARHIGVELSIEDWQTIGHDVPLLVNMQPAGYYLGEEFHRSGGVPAVVRELMKHKRIHEDALTVNGKTMGENCKNAAVPDSDVIRTYDKPLVKDAGFIVLRGNLFDSAIMKTSVISKEFRDRYLSNPKDPEAFEGRAIVFEGPEDYHHRIDDPSLNIDENCMLFVRGTGPIGYPGGAEVVNMQPPAALIKKGITSLPCIGDGRQSGTSGSPSILNASPEAAANGGLAILRTGDRVRIDLNKGEANILIPDAEVKQRHADLMANGGFPYPKNQTPWQELYRNTVGQQSTGACLELATRYHNIAGTVGVARDNH
- a CDS encoding SDR family oxidoreductase, with protein sequence MSDRLKGKRAFVTAGAAGIGRACALAFTREGATVIATDIDESGLAALKLEGVAETHKLDVRDTSAVHAMAKKVGKVDVLLNAAGFVHNGTVLDCADTDWDFSFDLNVKSMHRTIRAFLPLMLEGGGGSIVNIASAAGVFKAAPNRYVYSATKAAVAALSRSVAVDFITRGIRCNSICPGTIETPSMLGRAAALGSGGREMFVSRQPMGRLGTAEEIALLALYLASDESAFTTGVDHIIDGGWTL
- a CDS encoding SDR family NAD(P)-dependent oxidoreductase; translated protein: MNKIDLSGRFAVVTGGAQGFGRAITERFVASGAKVAIWDFDQTLAEKTAKEIGAAVTVLEVDVTDPAAVDAARDATLKAFGRIDILVNNAGIAGVNKPVVDLSYDEWRQVMKINLDGPFICCHAVVPVMVKQNYGRIVNIASIAGKEGNPNASHYSASKAGVIALTKSLGKELANTDIAVNAVTPAAAKTAIFDQMTQQHIDFMLSKIPRGRFLKVEELASLVTWMASEECLYTTGAVFDISGGRATY
- a CDS encoding MFS family transporter codes for the protein MTTVALTAEQHADRRRRIWAIVGSSSGNLVEWYDFYAYAFTALYFAKAFFPEGNQTTQLLQTAAVFAIGFLMRPIGGYIFGSVADKYGRKTSMVTSILMMCGGSLAIGLLPTHDSIGIAAPILLLIARMIQGLSVGGEYGTTATYMSEVALPGQRGFFASFQYVTLIGGQLLASLVVLVIQLMLTDAELRAWGWRIPFFIGALCAIVALYLRLALHETSTEKSRSHEGAGSLRTIFTHHLKPFLLVLGYTAGGSLIFYTFTTYMQKYLVNTAQMDHRTVNVVMSAVLFTYMIMQPPFGALSDRIGRRTQMRLFGLLATLCVVPLMYAIGGVTNPYMAYVLIVLALAIVSLYTSISGVVKAEMFPPEVRALSVGFAYAIANALFGGSAEYVALWFKDQGTEPSFYWYVTVLCAIAFVAAIVMPDPKVKGYLHGHESDPD